A DNA window from Theobroma cacao cultivar B97-61/B2 chromosome 5, Criollo_cocoa_genome_V2, whole genome shotgun sequence contains the following coding sequences:
- the LOC18600446 gene encoding protein ALWAYS EARLY 2 isoform X2, with amino-acid sequence MAPTRKSKSVNKRYSSVYEVSPDKDASNSSKNKPKKLADKLGSQWSKEEIERFYKAYREYGKDWKKVAAAVHNRSTEMVEALYLMNRAYLSLPDGTASVIGLIAMMTDHYSVLRGSDCERESNEPSEIPQKAQKRKRAKVHLGASKEGVVQPQSIASSQGCLSLLKRAGLNGIHPHAVRKRTPRVPVSYSYRRNDTESYIPPNKRVKKSDADDNDAEHVAALTLTGALQRGGSPQVSQTPYKRAECRRSSPVQSYDRTSPQPETTKAKLDDSSYECWMEGRPRGTEPVIGTHARDADPLMDMEVVGTIEGHRKGKKFYRKKMKVEETKNNLSDDGGEACSGTEERIRGSTLKGKVDMEITSAKSEQLSPWSQRKRSNKKLVFGDESSSIDALLTLANLSTSMLPTSIMESESSVKLKENRITLESVDKSSAPEAASTSHHRDNIKHLRPNEKVLDSITGAEEATTRKLKVGRNSAMDDNVVSEAKQKPEPTNNSWKRKRKSFSSKISNAEASMDSHLRQSFDNEDMGEEDNKYLTKGKCGAQSSVQSRQWKSFRVSEDSSTNDDPKMAGIDSVVLTSQVPAPNPVSVPPKHQSRRKMNLRRAFLSTDRSSSKCTLKNQPIKQSVTQDRLKEQLSSCLSSNLARRWCCFEWFYSAIDYAWFAKREFVEYLNHVGLGHVPRLTRVEWGVIRSSLGKPRRFSERFLHEEREKLKHYRESVRQHYSQLRVGAREGLPTDLAYPLSVGQQVIAIHPKTREVHDGKVLTVDHDRCRVQFDSPELGVEFVMDIDCMPLNPLENMPEALRRQNLAFDKFSVTPKPSQVNSHSDFGGSTVFTSSGRLENGTSPVNISANQIKVDANRNILHAKAAVPYVVSAHQAAYGQPLTMAHIKGRETDTRAMSELNGALDKKEALLMELRNTNNDISENRNGESCLKDSEPFKKHIATASSALVNLRQQNAYPANPLSPWQKPPTNSNFFGGLKSYVDSSLVSPESGSGVGEIVQGSRLKAHAMVDAAMKAMSSMKEGEDAFMRIGEALDSLDKRQFTYDIRMPVIKSREQENGSMDYRNHLVSCTSKPVAAGWATNPKSQEASDKNEEQGPSELIASCVATLLMIQTCTERQYPPADVAQIIDSAVTSLHPCFPQNLPIYREIQMCMGRIKTQILALIPT; translated from the exons ATGGCGCCAACAAGAAAATCTAAAAGTGTGAACAAACGATATTCGAGTGTATATGAAGTCTCTCCTGATAAAGATGCCAGTAATTCAAGCAAAAATAAGCCAAAG AAATTAGCTGACAAGTTAGGATCTCAATGGAGCAAGGAAGAAATTGAGCGTTTTTATAAAGCTTATCGAGAGTATGGGAAAGATTGGAAGAAG GTGGCTGCTGCTGTGCATAATAGATCCACTGAAATGGTGGAGGCCCTTTACCTTATGAACCGG gCATATTTATCCCTGCCAGATGGAACAGCTTCTGTGATTGGCCTTATAGCAATGATGACCGATCATTATAGTGTCCTG AGAGGGAGCGATTGTGAAAGAGAGAGTAATGAGCCTTCTGAAATACCCCAGAAAGCTCAAAAGCGCAAGCGGGCAAAGGTTCATCTTGGTGCCTCAAAAGAAGGTGTTGTACAGCCTCAATCAATTGCATCTAGTCAGGGATGCCTATCTTTGTTGAAGAGGGCAGGCCTTAATG GTATTCATCCTCATGCAGTAAGGAAAAGAACTCCTCGGGTTCCTGTTTCATATTCATATAGGAGAAATGACACTGAAAGTTACATTCCACCAAACAAAAGAGTTAAGAAGTCAGACGCTGATGATAATGATGCTGAACATGTTGCCGCATTGACGTTGACTGGGGCATTGCAAAGGGGAGGCTCCCCTCAGGTTTCTCAGACACCTTACAAAAGAGCTGAATGCAGAAGATCCTCACCCGTTCAGAGCTATGATAGGACG TCACCACAACCGGAGACAACTAAGGCCAAGCTTGATGATTCTTCCTACGAATGCTGGATGGAAGGCAGGCCTAGGGGCACGGAACCTGTAATTGGAACTCATGCCAGAGATGCAGACCCCTTGATGGATATGGAAGTTGTTGGTACCATTGAAGGTCATCGAAAGGGAAAGAAATTTTAcaggaagaaaatgaaagttgaAGAAACCAAGAACAATCTCTCTGATGATGGTGGAGAAGCGTGTAGTGGCACTGAAGAAAGAATTAGAGGTAGTACTCTCAAAGGGAAAGTTGATATGGAGATTACCAGTGCAAAAAGTGAACAACTTTCACCATGGAGTCAGAGGAAGAGAAGTAACAAGAAGCTTGTCTTCGGAG ATGAAAGCTCTTCCATTGATGCTCTGCTGACATTAGCCAATTTGTCAACGTCAATGTTGCCAACATCAATAATGGAATCTG AATCATCTGTCAAATTGAAAGAGAATAGAATTACACTTGAATCTGTTGACAAGTCTAGTGCCCCTGAAGCTGCATCTACAAGTCATCACAGAGATAATATTAAGCACCTACGGCCAAACGAAAAGGTGCTCGACTCAATCACTGGTGCAGAGGAAGCTACCACTAGGAAACTAAAAGTTGGAAGGAATTCAGCTATGGATGATAATGTTGTTTCTGAGGCAAAACAAAAGCCAGAACCTACCAATAACTCTTGGAAAAGAAAACGCAAATCCTTCAGTTCAAAG ATTTCTAATGCAGAAGCTTCAATGGATTCTCATCTCCGACAATCTTTTGATAATGAG GACATGGGTGAAGAAGACAATAAATATCTCACTAAAGGTAAATGTGGTGCTCAATCTTCTGTTCAATCAAGACAATGGAAGTCATTCAGAGTGTCAGAGGATTCCTCTACTAATGATGATCCAAAAATGGCTGGAATTGATTCAGTGGTGTTGACTTCACAAGTTCCTGCACCAAACCCTGTTAGCGTACCACCTAAGCATCAAAGTAGACGTAAAATGAACCTGAGGAGAGCCTTCCTTTCAACAGATAGAAGTTCTTCCAAGTGCACATTGAAAAATCAACCAATCAAGCAGTCTGTCACACAAGACAGACTAAAG GAACAGCTCTCTTCCTGCCTATCATCTAATCTGGCACGAAGATGGTGCTGTTTTGAATGGTTTTACAGTGCTATTGATTATGCTTGGTTTGCTAAAAGGGAGTTTGTTGAGTACCTAAATCATGTCGGACTGGGTCATGTTCCAAGGCTTACTCGTGTTGAGTGGGGTGTCATAAGAAG TTCCCTTGGCAAACCTCGGAGGTTTTCTGAACGCTTTTTACatgaagaaagggaaaaactTAAACATTATCGGGAGTCTGTGAGACAACATTATTCTCAGCTTCGCGTTGGTGCTAGGGAAGGACTTCCAACGGATCTGGCATATCCTTTATCAGTTGGACAACAAGTAATTGCCATTCATCCCAAAACGAGGGAAGTTCATGATGGAAAAGTACTTACTGTGGACCATGATAGGTGCAGGGTTCAGTTTGATAGTCCTGAACTAGGGGTTGAATTTGTCATG GATATTGATTGCATGCCATTAAATCCGTTGGAAAATATGCCGGAAGCACTTAGGAGACAGAACCTTGCTTTTGATAAATTCTCCGTGACACCTAAACCGTCTCAAGTGAATAGCCATTCAGATTTTGGTGGGTCCACGGTATTCACTTCAAGTGGGCGTCTGGAGAATGGAACCAGCCCTGTGAACATATCGGCAAATCAGATAAAG GTGGATGCCAACCGTAACATTTTGCATGCTAAGGCAGCTGTTCCTTATGTTGTTAGTGCACATCAAGCAGCCTATGGTCAACCACTTACCATGGCACATATCAAAGGGAGGGAAACTGATACACGAGCTATGTCTGAATTGAACGGTGCTCTTGACAAAAAG GAAGCTTTATTGATGGAGCTCAGAAACACGAACAATGACATATCAGAAAATCGAAATGGAGAAAGTTGTTTAAAAGATTCTGAACCTTTCAAGAAGCATATTGCCACG GCTTCTTCTGCTTTAGTTAACTTGAGACAACAAAATGCTTACCCAGCAAACCCCCTGTCACCTTGGCAGAAACCCCCAACCAATTCCAACTTCTTTGGTGGCTTGAAAAGTTATGTTGACAGTTCTCTTGTCTCACCAGAATCAGGATCTGGTGTGGGTGAAATTGTTCAAGGCTCAAGACTAAAGGCGCATGCTATGGTGGATGCTGCTATGAAG GCCATGTCATCAATGAAGGAAGGCGAAGATGCATTTATGAGGATTGGAGAAGCTTTGGACTCTTTAGATAAACGGCAATTCACATATGACATTAGGATGCCGGTGATCAAGTCACGAGAGCAGGAGAATGGCAGTATGGATTATCGCAATCACTTGGTTTCCTGTACATCAAAACCGGTGGCTGCCGGTTGGGCAACTAATCCCAAGTCGCAGGAGGCTTCTGACAAAAACGAGGAACAAGGTCCTTCAGAGCTGATCGCATCATGTGTTGCTACTTTGCTCATGATACAG ACATGTACAGAGCGACAATATCCGCCAGCAGACGTGGCTCAAATAATCGATTCAGCTGTTACAAGCTTGCATCCATGTTTCCCCCAGAACCTGCCAATTTACCGAGAAATACAAATGTGCATGGGGAGGATTAAGACTCAAATATTAGCTTTGATACCCACTTGA
- the LOC18600446 gene encoding protein ALWAYS EARLY 2 isoform X1 encodes MAPTRKSKSVNKRYSSVYEVSPDKDASNSSKNKPKKKLADKLGSQWSKEEIERFYKAYREYGKDWKKVAAAVHNRSTEMVEALYLMNRAYLSLPDGTASVIGLIAMMTDHYSVLRGSDCERESNEPSEIPQKAQKRKRAKVHLGASKEGVVQPQSIASSQGCLSLLKRAGLNGIHPHAVRKRTPRVPVSYSYRRNDTESYIPPNKRVKKSDADDNDAEHVAALTLTGALQRGGSPQVSQTPYKRAECRRSSPVQSYDRTSPQPETTKAKLDDSSYECWMEGRPRGTEPVIGTHARDADPLMDMEVVGTIEGHRKGKKFYRKKMKVEETKNNLSDDGGEACSGTEERIRGSTLKGKVDMEITSAKSEQLSPWSQRKRSNKKLVFGDESSSIDALLTLANLSTSMLPTSIMESESSVKLKENRITLESVDKSSAPEAASTSHHRDNIKHLRPNEKVLDSITGAEEATTRKLKVGRNSAMDDNVVSEAKQKPEPTNNSWKRKRKSFSSKISNAEASMDSHLRQSFDNEDMGEEDNKYLTKGKCGAQSSVQSRQWKSFRVSEDSSTNDDPKMAGIDSVVLTSQVPAPNPVSVPPKHQSRRKMNLRRAFLSTDRSSSKCTLKNQPIKQSVTQDRLKEQLSSCLSSNLARRWCCFEWFYSAIDYAWFAKREFVEYLNHVGLGHVPRLTRVEWGVIRSSLGKPRRFSERFLHEEREKLKHYRESVRQHYSQLRVGAREGLPTDLAYPLSVGQQVIAIHPKTREVHDGKVLTVDHDRCRVQFDSPELGVEFVMDIDCMPLNPLENMPEALRRQNLAFDKFSVTPKPSQVNSHSDFGGSTVFTSSGRLENGTSPVNISANQIKVDANRNILHAKAAVPYVVSAHQAAYGQPLTMAHIKGRETDTRAMSELNGALDKKEALLMELRNTNNDISENRNGESCLKDSEPFKKHIATASSALVNLRQQNAYPANPLSPWQKPPTNSNFFGGLKSYVDSSLVSPESGSGVGEIVQGSRLKAHAMVDAAMKAMSSMKEGEDAFMRIGEALDSLDKRQFTYDIRMPVIKSREQENGSMDYRNHLVSCTSKPVAAGWATNPKSQEASDKNEEQGPSELIASCVATLLMIQTCTERQYPPADVAQIIDSAVTSLHPCFPQNLPIYREIQMCMGRIKTQILALIPT; translated from the exons ATGGCGCCAACAAGAAAATCTAAAAGTGTGAACAAACGATATTCGAGTGTATATGAAGTCTCTCCTGATAAAGATGCCAGTAATTCAAGCAAAAATAAGCCAAAG AAGAAATTAGCTGACAAGTTAGGATCTCAATGGAGCAAGGAAGAAATTGAGCGTTTTTATAAAGCTTATCGAGAGTATGGGAAAGATTGGAAGAAG GTGGCTGCTGCTGTGCATAATAGATCCACTGAAATGGTGGAGGCCCTTTACCTTATGAACCGG gCATATTTATCCCTGCCAGATGGAACAGCTTCTGTGATTGGCCTTATAGCAATGATGACCGATCATTATAGTGTCCTG AGAGGGAGCGATTGTGAAAGAGAGAGTAATGAGCCTTCTGAAATACCCCAGAAAGCTCAAAAGCGCAAGCGGGCAAAGGTTCATCTTGGTGCCTCAAAAGAAGGTGTTGTACAGCCTCAATCAATTGCATCTAGTCAGGGATGCCTATCTTTGTTGAAGAGGGCAGGCCTTAATG GTATTCATCCTCATGCAGTAAGGAAAAGAACTCCTCGGGTTCCTGTTTCATATTCATATAGGAGAAATGACACTGAAAGTTACATTCCACCAAACAAAAGAGTTAAGAAGTCAGACGCTGATGATAATGATGCTGAACATGTTGCCGCATTGACGTTGACTGGGGCATTGCAAAGGGGAGGCTCCCCTCAGGTTTCTCAGACACCTTACAAAAGAGCTGAATGCAGAAGATCCTCACCCGTTCAGAGCTATGATAGGACG TCACCACAACCGGAGACAACTAAGGCCAAGCTTGATGATTCTTCCTACGAATGCTGGATGGAAGGCAGGCCTAGGGGCACGGAACCTGTAATTGGAACTCATGCCAGAGATGCAGACCCCTTGATGGATATGGAAGTTGTTGGTACCATTGAAGGTCATCGAAAGGGAAAGAAATTTTAcaggaagaaaatgaaagttgaAGAAACCAAGAACAATCTCTCTGATGATGGTGGAGAAGCGTGTAGTGGCACTGAAGAAAGAATTAGAGGTAGTACTCTCAAAGGGAAAGTTGATATGGAGATTACCAGTGCAAAAAGTGAACAACTTTCACCATGGAGTCAGAGGAAGAGAAGTAACAAGAAGCTTGTCTTCGGAG ATGAAAGCTCTTCCATTGATGCTCTGCTGACATTAGCCAATTTGTCAACGTCAATGTTGCCAACATCAATAATGGAATCTG AATCATCTGTCAAATTGAAAGAGAATAGAATTACACTTGAATCTGTTGACAAGTCTAGTGCCCCTGAAGCTGCATCTACAAGTCATCACAGAGATAATATTAAGCACCTACGGCCAAACGAAAAGGTGCTCGACTCAATCACTGGTGCAGAGGAAGCTACCACTAGGAAACTAAAAGTTGGAAGGAATTCAGCTATGGATGATAATGTTGTTTCTGAGGCAAAACAAAAGCCAGAACCTACCAATAACTCTTGGAAAAGAAAACGCAAATCCTTCAGTTCAAAG ATTTCTAATGCAGAAGCTTCAATGGATTCTCATCTCCGACAATCTTTTGATAATGAG GACATGGGTGAAGAAGACAATAAATATCTCACTAAAGGTAAATGTGGTGCTCAATCTTCTGTTCAATCAAGACAATGGAAGTCATTCAGAGTGTCAGAGGATTCCTCTACTAATGATGATCCAAAAATGGCTGGAATTGATTCAGTGGTGTTGACTTCACAAGTTCCTGCACCAAACCCTGTTAGCGTACCACCTAAGCATCAAAGTAGACGTAAAATGAACCTGAGGAGAGCCTTCCTTTCAACAGATAGAAGTTCTTCCAAGTGCACATTGAAAAATCAACCAATCAAGCAGTCTGTCACACAAGACAGACTAAAG GAACAGCTCTCTTCCTGCCTATCATCTAATCTGGCACGAAGATGGTGCTGTTTTGAATGGTTTTACAGTGCTATTGATTATGCTTGGTTTGCTAAAAGGGAGTTTGTTGAGTACCTAAATCATGTCGGACTGGGTCATGTTCCAAGGCTTACTCGTGTTGAGTGGGGTGTCATAAGAAG TTCCCTTGGCAAACCTCGGAGGTTTTCTGAACGCTTTTTACatgaagaaagggaaaaactTAAACATTATCGGGAGTCTGTGAGACAACATTATTCTCAGCTTCGCGTTGGTGCTAGGGAAGGACTTCCAACGGATCTGGCATATCCTTTATCAGTTGGACAACAAGTAATTGCCATTCATCCCAAAACGAGGGAAGTTCATGATGGAAAAGTACTTACTGTGGACCATGATAGGTGCAGGGTTCAGTTTGATAGTCCTGAACTAGGGGTTGAATTTGTCATG GATATTGATTGCATGCCATTAAATCCGTTGGAAAATATGCCGGAAGCACTTAGGAGACAGAACCTTGCTTTTGATAAATTCTCCGTGACACCTAAACCGTCTCAAGTGAATAGCCATTCAGATTTTGGTGGGTCCACGGTATTCACTTCAAGTGGGCGTCTGGAGAATGGAACCAGCCCTGTGAACATATCGGCAAATCAGATAAAG GTGGATGCCAACCGTAACATTTTGCATGCTAAGGCAGCTGTTCCTTATGTTGTTAGTGCACATCAAGCAGCCTATGGTCAACCACTTACCATGGCACATATCAAAGGGAGGGAAACTGATACACGAGCTATGTCTGAATTGAACGGTGCTCTTGACAAAAAG GAAGCTTTATTGATGGAGCTCAGAAACACGAACAATGACATATCAGAAAATCGAAATGGAGAAAGTTGTTTAAAAGATTCTGAACCTTTCAAGAAGCATATTGCCACG GCTTCTTCTGCTTTAGTTAACTTGAGACAACAAAATGCTTACCCAGCAAACCCCCTGTCACCTTGGCAGAAACCCCCAACCAATTCCAACTTCTTTGGTGGCTTGAAAAGTTATGTTGACAGTTCTCTTGTCTCACCAGAATCAGGATCTGGTGTGGGTGAAATTGTTCAAGGCTCAAGACTAAAGGCGCATGCTATGGTGGATGCTGCTATGAAG GCCATGTCATCAATGAAGGAAGGCGAAGATGCATTTATGAGGATTGGAGAAGCTTTGGACTCTTTAGATAAACGGCAATTCACATATGACATTAGGATGCCGGTGATCAAGTCACGAGAGCAGGAGAATGGCAGTATGGATTATCGCAATCACTTGGTTTCCTGTACATCAAAACCGGTGGCTGCCGGTTGGGCAACTAATCCCAAGTCGCAGGAGGCTTCTGACAAAAACGAGGAACAAGGTCCTTCAGAGCTGATCGCATCATGTGTTGCTACTTTGCTCATGATACAG ACATGTACAGAGCGACAATATCCGCCAGCAGACGTGGCTCAAATAATCGATTCAGCTGTTACAAGCTTGCATCCATGTTTCCCCCAGAACCTGCCAATTTACCGAGAAATACAAATGTGCATGGGGAGGATTAAGACTCAAATATTAGCTTTGATACCCACTTGA
- the LOC18600446 gene encoding protein ALWAYS EARLY 2 isoform X3: protein MAPTRKSKSVNKRYSSVYEVSPDKDASNSSKNKPKKKLADKLGSQWSKEEIERFYKAYREYGKDWKKVAAAVHNRSTEMVEALYLMNRAYLSLPDGTASVIGLIAMMTDHYSVLRGSDCERESNEPSEIPQKAQKRKRAKVHLGASKEGVVQPQSIASSQGCLSLLKRAGLNGIHPHAVRKRTPRVPVSYSYRRNDTESYIPPNKRVKKSDADDNDAEHVAALTLTGALQRGGSPQVSQTPYKRAECRRSSPVQSYDRTSPQPETTKAKLDDSSYECWMEGRPRGTEPVIGTHARDADPLMDMEVVGTIEGHRKGKKFYRKKMKVEETKNNLSDDGGEACSGTEERIRGSTLKGKVDMEITSAKSEQLSPWSQRKRSNKKLVFGDESSSIDALLTLANLSTSMLPTSIMESESSVKLKENRITLESVDKSSAPEAASTSHHRDNIKHLRPNEKVLDSITGAEEATTRKLKVGRNSAMDDNVVSEAKQKPEPTNNSWKRKRKSFSSKISNAEASMDSHLRQSFDNEDMGEEDNKYLTKVVLTSQVPAPNPVSVPPKHQSRRKMNLRRAFLSTDRSSSKCTLKNQPIKQSVTQDRLKEQLSSCLSSNLARRWCCFEWFYSAIDYAWFAKREFVEYLNHVGLGHVPRLTRVEWGVIRSSLGKPRRFSERFLHEEREKLKHYRESVRQHYSQLRVGAREGLPTDLAYPLSVGQQVIAIHPKTREVHDGKVLTVDHDRCRVQFDSPELGVEFVMDIDCMPLNPLENMPEALRRQNLAFDKFSVTPKPSQVNSHSDFGGSTVFTSSGRLENGTSPVNISANQIKVDANRNILHAKAAVPYVVSAHQAAYGQPLTMAHIKGRETDTRAMSELNGALDKKEALLMELRNTNNDISENRNGESCLKDSEPFKKHIATASSALVNLRQQNAYPANPLSPWQKPPTNSNFFGGLKSYVDSSLVSPESGSGVGEIVQGSRLKAHAMVDAAMKAMSSMKEGEDAFMRIGEALDSLDKRQFTYDIRMPVIKSREQENGSMDYRNHLVSCTSKPVAAGWATNPKSQEASDKNEEQGPSELIASCVATLLMIQTCTERQYPPADVAQIIDSAVTSLHPCFPQNLPIYREIQMCMGRIKTQILALIPT from the exons ATGGCGCCAACAAGAAAATCTAAAAGTGTGAACAAACGATATTCGAGTGTATATGAAGTCTCTCCTGATAAAGATGCCAGTAATTCAAGCAAAAATAAGCCAAAG AAGAAATTAGCTGACAAGTTAGGATCTCAATGGAGCAAGGAAGAAATTGAGCGTTTTTATAAAGCTTATCGAGAGTATGGGAAAGATTGGAAGAAG GTGGCTGCTGCTGTGCATAATAGATCCACTGAAATGGTGGAGGCCCTTTACCTTATGAACCGG gCATATTTATCCCTGCCAGATGGAACAGCTTCTGTGATTGGCCTTATAGCAATGATGACCGATCATTATAGTGTCCTG AGAGGGAGCGATTGTGAAAGAGAGAGTAATGAGCCTTCTGAAATACCCCAGAAAGCTCAAAAGCGCAAGCGGGCAAAGGTTCATCTTGGTGCCTCAAAAGAAGGTGTTGTACAGCCTCAATCAATTGCATCTAGTCAGGGATGCCTATCTTTGTTGAAGAGGGCAGGCCTTAATG GTATTCATCCTCATGCAGTAAGGAAAAGAACTCCTCGGGTTCCTGTTTCATATTCATATAGGAGAAATGACACTGAAAGTTACATTCCACCAAACAAAAGAGTTAAGAAGTCAGACGCTGATGATAATGATGCTGAACATGTTGCCGCATTGACGTTGACTGGGGCATTGCAAAGGGGAGGCTCCCCTCAGGTTTCTCAGACACCTTACAAAAGAGCTGAATGCAGAAGATCCTCACCCGTTCAGAGCTATGATAGGACG TCACCACAACCGGAGACAACTAAGGCCAAGCTTGATGATTCTTCCTACGAATGCTGGATGGAAGGCAGGCCTAGGGGCACGGAACCTGTAATTGGAACTCATGCCAGAGATGCAGACCCCTTGATGGATATGGAAGTTGTTGGTACCATTGAAGGTCATCGAAAGGGAAAGAAATTTTAcaggaagaaaatgaaagttgaAGAAACCAAGAACAATCTCTCTGATGATGGTGGAGAAGCGTGTAGTGGCACTGAAGAAAGAATTAGAGGTAGTACTCTCAAAGGGAAAGTTGATATGGAGATTACCAGTGCAAAAAGTGAACAACTTTCACCATGGAGTCAGAGGAAGAGAAGTAACAAGAAGCTTGTCTTCGGAG ATGAAAGCTCTTCCATTGATGCTCTGCTGACATTAGCCAATTTGTCAACGTCAATGTTGCCAACATCAATAATGGAATCTG AATCATCTGTCAAATTGAAAGAGAATAGAATTACACTTGAATCTGTTGACAAGTCTAGTGCCCCTGAAGCTGCATCTACAAGTCATCACAGAGATAATATTAAGCACCTACGGCCAAACGAAAAGGTGCTCGACTCAATCACTGGTGCAGAGGAAGCTACCACTAGGAAACTAAAAGTTGGAAGGAATTCAGCTATGGATGATAATGTTGTTTCTGAGGCAAAACAAAAGCCAGAACCTACCAATAACTCTTGGAAAAGAAAACGCAAATCCTTCAGTTCAAAG ATTTCTAATGCAGAAGCTTCAATGGATTCTCATCTCCGACAATCTTTTGATAATGAG GACATGGGTGAAGAAGACAATAAATATCTCACTAAAG TGGTGTTGACTTCACAAGTTCCTGCACCAAACCCTGTTAGCGTACCACCTAAGCATCAAAGTAGACGTAAAATGAACCTGAGGAGAGCCTTCCTTTCAACAGATAGAAGTTCTTCCAAGTGCACATTGAAAAATCAACCAATCAAGCAGTCTGTCACACAAGACAGACTAAAG GAACAGCTCTCTTCCTGCCTATCATCTAATCTGGCACGAAGATGGTGCTGTTTTGAATGGTTTTACAGTGCTATTGATTATGCTTGGTTTGCTAAAAGGGAGTTTGTTGAGTACCTAAATCATGTCGGACTGGGTCATGTTCCAAGGCTTACTCGTGTTGAGTGGGGTGTCATAAGAAG TTCCCTTGGCAAACCTCGGAGGTTTTCTGAACGCTTTTTACatgaagaaagggaaaaactTAAACATTATCGGGAGTCTGTGAGACAACATTATTCTCAGCTTCGCGTTGGTGCTAGGGAAGGACTTCCAACGGATCTGGCATATCCTTTATCAGTTGGACAACAAGTAATTGCCATTCATCCCAAAACGAGGGAAGTTCATGATGGAAAAGTACTTACTGTGGACCATGATAGGTGCAGGGTTCAGTTTGATAGTCCTGAACTAGGGGTTGAATTTGTCATG GATATTGATTGCATGCCATTAAATCCGTTGGAAAATATGCCGGAAGCACTTAGGAGACAGAACCTTGCTTTTGATAAATTCTCCGTGACACCTAAACCGTCTCAAGTGAATAGCCATTCAGATTTTGGTGGGTCCACGGTATTCACTTCAAGTGGGCGTCTGGAGAATGGAACCAGCCCTGTGAACATATCGGCAAATCAGATAAAG GTGGATGCCAACCGTAACATTTTGCATGCTAAGGCAGCTGTTCCTTATGTTGTTAGTGCACATCAAGCAGCCTATGGTCAACCACTTACCATGGCACATATCAAAGGGAGGGAAACTGATACACGAGCTATGTCTGAATTGAACGGTGCTCTTGACAAAAAG GAAGCTTTATTGATGGAGCTCAGAAACACGAACAATGACATATCAGAAAATCGAAATGGAGAAAGTTGTTTAAAAGATTCTGAACCTTTCAAGAAGCATATTGCCACG GCTTCTTCTGCTTTAGTTAACTTGAGACAACAAAATGCTTACCCAGCAAACCCCCTGTCACCTTGGCAGAAACCCCCAACCAATTCCAACTTCTTTGGTGGCTTGAAAAGTTATGTTGACAGTTCTCTTGTCTCACCAGAATCAGGATCTGGTGTGGGTGAAATTGTTCAAGGCTCAAGACTAAAGGCGCATGCTATGGTGGATGCTGCTATGAAG GCCATGTCATCAATGAAGGAAGGCGAAGATGCATTTATGAGGATTGGAGAAGCTTTGGACTCTTTAGATAAACGGCAATTCACATATGACATTAGGATGCCGGTGATCAAGTCACGAGAGCAGGAGAATGGCAGTATGGATTATCGCAATCACTTGGTTTCCTGTACATCAAAACCGGTGGCTGCCGGTTGGGCAACTAATCCCAAGTCGCAGGAGGCTTCTGACAAAAACGAGGAACAAGGTCCTTCAGAGCTGATCGCATCATGTGTTGCTACTTTGCTCATGATACAG ACATGTACAGAGCGACAATATCCGCCAGCAGACGTGGCTCAAATAATCGATTCAGCTGTTACAAGCTTGCATCCATGTTTCCCCCAGAACCTGCCAATTTACCGAGAAATACAAATGTGCATGGGGAGGATTAAGACTCAAATATTAGCTTTGATACCCACTTGA